From the genome of Vulpes lagopus strain Blue_001 chromosome 2, ASM1834538v1, whole genome shotgun sequence, one region includes:
- the CIC gene encoding protein capicua homolog isoform X3, translated as MKPMKKACVGLPGSGSGGKSPPATRAKALRRRGAGEGDKPEEEDDEAQQQQQQQPPPGPEEAEEGEEEESERGPGAEGLPPELHPDDPAAPGPAEDPKVEGEASRWEPSLSRKTATFKSRAPKKKYVEEHGAGSGSSGAAGAPEERARTPEEAGTLGVPPRPPTSTRSSSTDTASEHSADLEDEPAEACGPGPWPPSGTSGGYDLRQLRSQRVLARRGDGLFLPAVVRQVRRSQDLGVQFSGDRALTFYEGAPGGGVDVVLDATPPPGALVVGTAVCTCVEPGVAAYREGVVVEVATKPAAYKVRLSPGPNTQPGPPAALPQPPQLPHHEPEEAVWVARSSLRLLRPPWEPEAPPRKPPAGPEEEQAEPAGTLPPCPAALDPKQPEDAEVSKISFGGNLGTCEEGEEKHPPALGTPALLPLPPPQLLSPPPKSPAFAGPGRPGEQPSPCQEGSQGGSRSSSVASLEKGAAPAARARTPLTAAQQKYKKGDVVCTPNGIRKKFNGKQWRRLCSRDGCMKESQRRGYCSRHLSMRTKEMEGLADSGPGGTGRPAGVAAREGSTEFDWGDETSRDSEASSVAARGDSRPRLVAPADLSRFEFDECEAAVMLVSLGSSRSGTPSFSPVSTQSPFSPAPSPSPSPLFGFRPANFSPINASPVIQRTAVRSRHLSASTPKGGVLTPPDLGPHPPPPAPRERHSSGILPTFQTNLTFTVPISPGRRKTELLPHPGALGAPGTGGGGATPDFPKSDSLDSGVDSVSHTPTPSTPAGFRAVSPAVPFSRSRQPSPLLLLPPPAGLTSDPGPSVRRVPAVQRDSPVIVRNPDVPLPSKFPGEVSTAGEARAAGPGRGCRETPVPPGVASGKPGLPPPLPAPVPITVPPAAPTAVAQPMPTFGLASSPFQPVAFHPSPAALLPVLVPSSYTSHPAPKKEVIMGRPGTVWTNVEPRSVAVFPWHSLVPFLAPSQPDPSVQPSEAQQPASHPVASNQSKEPAESAAVAHEQPPGGTGNADPGRPPGATCPESPGPGPPHTLGVVEPGKGPPPATEEDAPGPPGEPRLDSETESDHDDAFLSIMSPEIQLPLPPGKRRTQSLSALPKERDSSSEKDGRSPNKREKDHIRRPMNAFMIFSKRHRALVHQRHPNQDNRTVSKILGEWWYALGPKEKQKYHDLAFQVKEAHFKAHPDWKWCNKDRKKSSSEAKPTSLGLAGGHKETRERSMSETGTAAAPGVSSELLSVAAQTLLSSDTKAPGSGSCGAERLHTVGGPGSARPRAFSHSGVHSLDGGEVDSQALQELTQMVSGPASYSGPKPSTQYGAPGPFSASGDGGALAASGRPPLLPTRASRSQRAASEDMTSDEERMVICEEEGDDDVIADDGFGTTDIDLKCKERVTDSESGDSSGEDPEGSKGFGRKVFSPVIRSSFTHCRPPLDPEPPGPPDPPPAFGKGYGPTPSSSSSSPASSSASAATSFPLGSGTFKAQESGQGSTGGPLRPPPPGAGGPVTPSKATRFLPTDPAAFRRKRPESVGSLEPPGPSVIAAPPGGGGSVLQTLVLPPNKEDREGSGSRMPSAPAPSLSYGAPAAPLSRPAATMVTNVVRPVSSTPVPIASKPFPTSARAEASPNDTAGARTEPVAGSRAPGSSPLGVSLVYSDKKSAAATSPAPHLVAGPLLGTVGKAPATVTNLLVGTPGYGAPAPPAVQFIAQGAPGSGATTGSGAGAGSGPNGPVPLGILQPGALGKAGGITQVQYILPTLPQQLQVAPAPAPAPGTKAAAPGGPAPTTSIRFTLPPGTSTNGKVLAATAPTPGIPILQSVPSAPPPKAQSVSPVQAPPPGGSAQLLPGKVLVPLAAPSMSVRGGGAGQPLPLVSPPFSVPVQNGAQPPSKIIQLTPVPVSTPSGLVPPLSPATLSGPTSQPQKVLLPSSTRITYVQSAGGHALPLGTSPTSSQAGTVTSYGPTSSVALGFTSLGPSGPAFVQPLLSGQAPLLAPGQVGVSPVPSPQLPPTCTAPGGPVITAFYPGSPAPTSSAPLAQPSQAPPGLVYTVATSTTPPAANILPKGPPAPATATPAPTSPFPNATAGSMTYSLVAPKAQRPTPKAPQKVKAAIASIPVGSFEAGAPGRSGPAARQPLEPGPAREPPTPESELEGQPATPAPPPPPETWAPTARSSPPPPLPAEERTSSKGPETMASKFPGSSSDWRVPGLGLESRGEPPTPPSPAPAPAPAPGGGGSSSSEGSSGRAAGDTPERKEAAGTGKKVKVRPPPLKKTFDSVDKVLSEVDFEERFAELPEFRPEEVLPSPTLQSLATSPRAILGSYRKKRKNSTDLDSAPEDPTSPKRKMRRRSSCSSEPNTPKSAKCEGDIFTFDRTGTEAEDVLGELEYEKVPYSSLRRTLDQRRALVMQLFQDHGFFPSAQATAAFQARYADIFPSKVCLQLKIREVRQKIMQAATPTEQPPGADAPLPGPPPAGTAAAPVPTPSPAGGPDPTSPGSDSGTAPAAPPLPPPPEPGPGQPGWEGPPQPSPPPPGPSTAATGR; from the exons ATGAAGCCAATGAAGAAGGCATGTGTCGGCCTCCCGGGTTCTGGCAGTGGCGGCAAGTCCCCACCAGCCACCCGGGCCAAGGCCCTGAGACGgcgaggggctggggagggcgaCAAGCCAGAGGAGGAAGACGACGAggcgcagcagcagcagcagcagcagccgcctCCAGGGCCAGAAGAGGCtgaggagggtgaggaggaggagtcCGAGCGGGGCCCTGGGGCGGAAGGGCTGCCCCCCGAGCTGCACCCTGACGACCCAGCGGCCCCAGGCCCAGCCGAAGACCCCAAGGTAGAGGGGGAGGCAAGCCGCTGGGAGCCCTCCCTCAGCCGTAAGACGGCCACATTCAAGTCTCGAGCGCCCAAGAAGAAATATGTGGAGGAGCACGGAGCTGGCAGTGGGAGCAGTGGGGCGGCCGGGGCCCCCGAAGAAAGAGCACGGACCCCGGAGGAGGCTGGCACCCTGGGTGTACCTCCACGGCCACCCACCTCCACCCGTTCCTCTTCCACTGACACAGCCAGCGAGCACTCGGCCGACCTGGAAGATGAGCCAGCCGAAGCTTGTGGGCCAGGCCCCTGGCCCCCAAGTGGCACCAGTGGTGGATATGACCTGCGACAGCTGAGGTCCCAACGGGTGCTGGCTCGACGGGGAGATGGCCTCTTCCTGCCGGCCGTGGTACGCCAGGTGCGCAGAAGCCAGGACCTGGGGGTACAGTTCTCCGGGGACCGGGCCCTGACTTTCTACGAGGGGGCACCCGGCGGCGGTGTAGATGTGGTTTTGGATGCCACGCCGCCGCCGGGTGCCCTGGTGGTGGGCACCGCTGTCTGTACCTGTGTGGAGCCTGGCGTGGCTGCCTACCGTGAGGGTGTGGTGGTGGAGGTGGCCACCAAGCCGGCTGCCTACAAGGTCCGCCTCAGCCCCGGCCCCAAcacccagccaggccccccagccGCCCTGCCACAGCCCCCACAGCTGCCGCACCATGAGCCCGAGGAGGCCGTGTGGGTGGCCCGCTCCAGCTTGCGCCTGCTGCGGCCCCCCTGGGAACCTGAGGCTCCACCGAGGAAGCCCCCTGCGGGCCCCGAGGAGGAGCAGGCTGAGCCAGCGGGCACCCTAcccccctgccctgctgccctagACCCCAAGCAGCCTGAGGATGCCGAGGTGTCTAAGATCAGCTTCGGTGGCAACCTGGGGACTTGCGAGGAGGGTGAGGAGAAGCACCCGCCGGCCCTGGGCACCCCGGCCCTGCTCCCActgcccccgccccagctcctGTCACCGCCACCAAAGTCCCCGGCTTTCGCAGGCCCCGGCCGCCCTGGCGAGCAGCCCTCACCCTGCCAAGAGGGGAGCCAGGGCGGCAGCCGGAGCAGCAGCGTAGCCTCTCTGGAGAAGGGGGCTGCGCCAGCCGCCCGGGCCCGCACCCCGCTGACAGCCGCCCAGCAGAAGTATAAGAAGGGTGACGTGGTGTGCACACCCAACGGAATTCGCAAGAAGTTCAACGGCAAGCAGTGGCGACGGCTGTGCTCCCGAGACGGCTGCATGAAGGAGTCGCAGCGGCGGGGCTACTGCTCACGCCACCTGTCCATGCGAACCAAGGAGATGGAGGGCCTGGCAGACAGTGGCCCTGGTGGCACCGGGCGGCCGGCGGGCGTGGCTGCGCGCGAGGGCAGCACCGAGTTTGACTGGGGCGATGAAACATCGCGTGACAGTGAGGCCAGCAGTGTGGCGGCCCGTGGGGACTCGCGCCCACGCCTGGTGGCTCCCGCTGACCTGTCACGCTTTGAGTTCGATGAGTGTGAGGCGGCCGTGATGTTGGTGTCGTTGGGCAGCTCTCGCTCAGGCACGCCCTCCTTCTCCCCCGTGTCTACGCAGTCGCCCTTCTCACCTGCCCCATCGCCCTCCCCGTCGCCGCTCTTTGGCTTCCGCCCTGCCAATTTCAGCCCCATCAATGCCTCACCAGTCATCCAACGCACTGCTGTTCGCAGCCGCCACCTGAGCGCCAGCACCCCAAAGGGAGGCGTGCTGACGCCACCAGACCTGGGCCCCCACCCACCGCCGCCCGCCCCCAGAGAACGCCATTCTTCTGGCATCCTACCTACCTTCCAGACCAACCTGACCTTCACCGTGCCCATCAGCCCTGGGCGGAGGAAGACAGAGCTGCTGCCCCACCCAGGGGCTCTGGGGGCCCCGGGCACAGGGGGCGGAGGAGCCACCCCGGACTTCCCCAAGAGCGACAGCCTAGACTCTGGCGTGGACTCGGTGTCCCACACGCCGACACCCTCCACGCCAGCTGGCTTCCGGGCGGTGTCACCTGCTGTGCCCTTCTCTCGCTCCCGCCAGCCCTCGCCGTTGCTGCTGTTGCCCCCACCTGCTGGCCTGACCTCGGACCCTGGGCCCTCTGTGCGCAGGGTTCCTGCTGTGCAGCGGGACTCACCGGTTATTGTTCGCAACCCCGATGTGCCGCTGCCCTCCAAATTCCCTGGGGAGGTGAGCACTGCTGGCGAGGCGCGGGCAGCGGGACCTGGGCGGGGCTGCAGAGAGACCCCAGTGCCCCCCGGGGTGGCCAGTGGGAAGCCTGgcctgcccccacctctgccaGCCCCCGTGCCCATCACCGTGCCTCCAGCCGCGCCGACTGCCGTGGCCCAGCCGATGCCTACCTTTGGCCTGGCTTCTTCACCCTTCCAGCCGGTGGCCTTCCACCCCTCACCTGCTGCCCTATTGCCCGTCCTGGTGCCCAGCAGCTACACCAGCCATCCTGCCCCTAAAAAGGAAGTCATCATGGGCCGACCTGGGACAG TGTGGACGAATGTGGAACCTCGCTCTGTTGCTGTGTTCCCCTGGCACTCCTTAGTCCCCTTTCTGGCCCCCAGCCAGCCCGACCCCTCTGTGCAGCCAAGTGAGGCCCAGCAACCTGCCAGCCACCCAGTGGCCTCCAACCAGAGCAAAG AACCTGCTGAGTCGGCAGCTGTTGCTCATGAGCAGCCCCCAGGTGGGACAGGGAATGCTGATCCTGGGCGGCCCCCTGGAGCCACATGCCCTGAGAGTCCAGGGCCTGGACCCCCCCACACTTTGGGGGTGGTGGAACCTGGAAAGGGTCCCCCTCCCGCCACTGAGGAGGATGCCCCCGGCCCTCCAGGAGAGCCCCGGCTGGACAGTGAGACAGAGAGTGACCATGATGATGC CTTCCTCTCCATCATGTCTCCTGAGATCCAGTTGCCCCTGCCACCCGGGAAACGGCGGACCCAGTCTCTCAGTGCCCTGCCAAAGGAACGAGACTCCTCTTCAGAGAAGGATGGACGCAGCCCCAACAAG CGGGAGAAGGACCATATCCGGCGGCCCATGAATGCCTTCATGATCTTCAGCAAGCGGCACCGAGCCCTGGTCCACCAGCGTCACCCCAACCAGGACAACCGGACCGTCAGCAAGATCCTGGGCGAGTGGTGGTACGCCCTGGGGCCCAAGGAAAAGCAGAAGTACCATGACCTGGCCTTCCAG GTGAAGGAGGCCCACTTTAAAGCTCACCCAGACTGGAAGTGGTGCAACAAGGACAGGAAGAAGTCCAGCTCAGAGGCCAAGCCCACGAGCCTGGGGCTGGCAGGAGGGCACAAGGAGACTAGGGAGCGGAGCATGTCAGAGACGGGAACCGCCGCCGCCCCTGGAG TGTCCTCGGAACTCCTGTCTGTTGCAGCCCAGACACTCTTGAGTTCGGATACCAAGGCTCCGGGGAGCGGCTCCTGTGGGGCAGAGCGTCTGCATACAGTGGGTGGACCTGGCTCAGCCCGGCCTCGAGCCTTCTCCCACAGCGGGGTCCACAGCCTGGATGGTGGCGAAGTAGATAGCCAGGCACTACAGGAGCTGACTCAG ATGGTGTCTGGCCCTGCGTCCTATTCCGGTCCAAAGCCTtccacccaatatggggctccaggCCCCTTCTCAGCCTCCGGTGACGGAGGTGCCCTGGCAGCCAGTGGGCGACCCCCGCTGCTGCCCACCCGGGCCTCCCGTTCCCAGCGTGCAGCCAGTGAGGACATGACCAGTGACGAGGAACGCATGGTCATCTGTGAGGAGGAGGGAGACGATGATGTCATTG CTGACGACGGCTTTGGCACCACTGACATTGACCTCAAGTGCAAGGAGCGGGTGACTGACAGTGAGAGCGGAGACAGCTCTGGGGAGGACCCAGAGGGCAGCAAG GGCTTCGGCCGGAAGGTGTTCTCGCCTGTGATTCGTTCCTCCTTTACCCACTGCCGCCCACCGCTGgaccctgagcccccagggcccccggACCCACCTCCAGCCTTTGGCAAAGGCTACGGGCCCACCCcgtcctcctcctcatcctcacctgcctcctcctcagCCTCAGCAGCCACCTCCTTCCCATTGGGCTCAGGGACCTTCAAGGCCCAGGAGTCAGGCCAGGGCAGCACAGGAGGCCCACTAcggcccccaccccctggggccGGGGGCCCAGTGACACCTTCCAAGGCCACCCGGTTCCTTCCAACGGATCCTGCGGCTTTCCGACGCAAGAGACCTGAAAGTGTGGGAAGCCTGGAGCCGCCAGGCCCCTCGGTCATTGCAGCCCCTCCTGGTGGGGGAGGAAGTGTCCTACAGACGCTGGTCCTGCCCCCAAACAAGGAGGACCGGGAAGGCAGTGGAAGCCGCATGCCCTCCGCCCCGGCTCCATCACTGTCCTATggggccccagcagcccccctgTCCCGCCCAGCTGCTACCATGGTCACCAACGTGGTACGGCCTGTCAGTAGCACTCCTGTGCCCATTGCCTCTAAGcccttccccacctctgcccGGGCTGAGGCATCTCCAAATGACACAGCAGGTGCCAGGACTGAGCCGGTTGCAGGGTCCCGGGCTCCTGGGAGCTCCCCACTGGGTGTAAGCTTAGTATATTCGGACAAGAAGTCAGCAGCAGCCACCTCGCCAGCCCCGCATCTGGTGGCTGGGCCCCTACTGGGCACCGTGGGGAAGGCCCCCGCCACGGTCACCAACCTGCTGGTGGGCACGCCTGGTTATGGGGCCCCAGCACCCCCTGCTGTTCAGTTCATAGCCCAGGGGGCGCCTGGCAGTGGGGCCACTACAGGCTCAGGAGCAGGTGCGGGGAGTGGCCCCAATGGGCCTGTGCCCCTGGGCATCCTGCAGCCAGGTGCCTTGGGCAAAGCTGGGGGAATCACCCAGGTGCAGTACATCCTGCCCACGCTGCCCCAGCAGCTTCAGGTGGCGCCCGCCCCGGCACCAGCCCCTGGGACCAAGGCAGCCGCTCCCGGCGGCCCTGCACCCACCACCAGCATCCGGTTCACCCTCCCACCGGGCACCTCCACCAATGGCAAAGTTCTGGCGGCCACCGCACCCACTCCTGGCATCCCCATCCTGCAGTCTGTACCTTCTGCTCCGCCCCCAAAAG CCCAGTCTGTATCTCCtgtgcaggccccgcccccgggtggctcagcccagcTGCTACCCGGGAAGGTGCTGGTGCCCCTGGCGGCCCCTAGCATGTCAGTGCGGGGTGGAGGGGCTGGCCAGCCGCTGCCCCTGGTGAGCCCACCTTTTTCAGTACCTGTGCAGAATGGTGCCCAGCCACCCAGCAAG ATCATCCAGCTGACTCCGGTGCCTGTGAGCACACCCAGCGGCCTGGTGCCGCCCCTCAGCCCAGCCACACTCTCTGGACCCACCTCGCAGCCTCAGAAGGTCCTGCTGCCCTCTTCCACCAG AATCACCTACGTGCAGTCGGCGGGTGGGCACGCGTTGCCCCTGGGCACCAGCCCTACGTCCAGCCAGGCTGGAACAGTCACCTCGTATGGGCCCACGAGCTCGGTAGCCCTAGGCTTCACCTCGCTGGGGCCCAGCGGACCTGCCTTTGTGCAGCCCCTGCTTTCAG GCCAAGCCCCACTGCTGGCTCCTGGCCAGGTGGGCGTGTCGCCCGTGCCCAGCCCCCAGCTGCCGCCCACCTGCACAGCCCCCGGAGGTCCCGTCATCACAGCGTTTTACCCTGGCAGCCCTGCACCCACCTCCTCAGCACCCCTGGCCCAGCCATCCCAGGCTCCCCCGGGCCTGGTTTACACTGTGGCCACTAGCACCACCCCACCTGCTGCCAACATCCTGCCCAAGGGCCCACCGGCCCCTGCCACTGCCACCCCGGCCCCTACCAGCCCTTTCCCTAATGCCACAG CAGGCTCCATGACCTACAGCTTAGTGGCCCCCAAGGCCCAGCGGCCCACCCCTAAGGCCCCCCAGAAAGTGAAGGCAGCCATCGCCAGCATTCCCGTGGGTTCCTTTGAGGCAGGTGCCCCTGGGCGGTCAGGCCCTGCAGCCCGGCAGCCCTTGGAGCCTGGCCCAGCCCGTGAGCCCCCTACCCCTGAGTCTGAGCTTGAGGGGCAACCTGCAACACCggcccctccaccacccccagagACCTGGGCTCCCACAGCCCGGAGTAGCCCCCCACCGCCCCTGCCTGCTGAAGAGCGGACTAGCAGCAAGGGCCCTGAGACCATG GCCAGCAAATTCCCTGGCTCATCTTCAGACTGGCGAGTCCCTGGGCTGGGTCTGGAGAGCCGTGGGGagcctcccacccctcccagcccagCACCAGCTCCGGCCCCAGCCCCTGGCGGTGGCGGCAGCAGCAGTAGCGAGGGCAGCAGTGGGAGGGCAGCTGGGGACACCCCCGAGCGCAAGGAGGCCGCTGGTACCGGCAAGAAGGTGAAGGTGCGGCCCCCGCCCCTGAAGAAGACCTTTGACTCTGTGGACAA GGTCCTGTCGGAGGTGGACTTCGAGGAGCGCTTTGCTGAGCTGCCTGAGTTCCGGCCTGAGGAGGTGCTGCCTTCGCCAACCCTGCAGTCTCTGGCCACCTCGCCCCGGGCCATCCTGGGCTCCTACCGCAAGAAGAGGAAGAACTCCACTG ACCTGGACTCAGCCCCTGAGGACCCCACCTCGCCCAAGCGCAAGATGAGGAGACGCTCCAGTTGCAGCTCCGAGCCCAACACCCCTAAGAGTGCCAAGTGTGAGGGGGACATCTTCACCTTTGACCGTACAG GTACGGAAGCCGAGGATGTGCTCGGGGAGCTGGAATATGAGAAGGTGCCATACTCTTCACTGCGGCGCACCCTGGACCAGCGCCGGGCCCTGGTCATGCAGCTCTTCCAGGACCATGGCTTCTTCCCATCAG CCCAGGCCACGGCAGCCTTCCAGGCCCGCTACGCAGACATCTTCCCCTCAAAGGTCTGCCTGCAGTTGAAGATCCGGGAGGTGCGCCAGAAGATCATGCAGGCCGCCACGCCCACGGAGCAGCCCCCTGGAGCTGACGCCCCCCTCCCCGGACCGCCCCCTGCTGGCACTGCTGCTGCCCCtgtccccactcccagccctgcTGGGGGCCCCGACCCCACCTCACCTGGCTCGGACTCTGGCACAGCTCCGGCTGCCCCGCCACTGCCTCCACCTCCAGAACCGGGTCCCGGACAGCCTGGCTGGGAGGGCCCCCCCCagccatcccccccaccccccggcccctcCACAGCTGCCACAGGCAGGTGA